A segment of the Butyrivibrio fibrisolvens genome:
TCTTTACATTTCTCGATAGAATACTTAACTTCATCTTCGCAGAGTTTGAAGTCTACAAATTCAAGACTCAGCTTACCGCTGTAGTCTTCAATTGGAGAGATATCATCGAAGGCTTCCTTGAGACCCTCATCCAGGAACCACTGATAGGAATTCTTCTGGACTTCAATGAGGTTTGGCATCTCGAGGGTGTCCTTCTGGCGCTGAAAACTCATGCGGACATTTTTGTCTGAACCAGTAGGATGTATTCTGTACTTTTCCATTGACATTCACCCCGTTCTTTGGATTTTATGAAAAGAGTTTCCGACCCGTTTCTGACCTTGAAAATATAAAAGGGCATAATTAGGCCTTTCACTCCACAATAAGTGCATTTTCCATATTAATGCAAATCTATACAAATGTCAAATGATTTTTTTGGTAAAAGAGCTGAAGAATAATTCCTGACAACTGAAATATCCAAACAAAAGATAAAAATATAAGAATATAATATTAGATTTAAATTCAAGAATGAAATATAAGAAATAAATCTAAGAATAAAATATAAGAAACAAACTCAAGAATAAAAAAAGCGGAGAAGATTTCTCTTCTCCGCCAGGTAAAAACATTATAAAGGTTTAAATTACTTAAGAGTAACCTTAGCGCCTTCAGCCTCAACCTTAGCCTTGATATCCTCAGCTTCAGCCTTCTCAACGCCTTCTTTGATCATCTTAGGAGCGCCATCTACGAGATCCTTAGCTTCCTTGAGACCAAGACCTGTGATCTCACGAACAACCTTGATAACCTTAACCTTGTTAGGACCAACTTCTGTAAGCTCTACGTTGAACTCAGACTGCTCTTCTGCAGCACCTGCGCCAGCGCCTGCTGCTGCTACAACAACACCAGCTGCTGCTGATACGCCGAATTCTTCCTCGCAAGCCTTTACGAGATCGTTAAGCTCAAGAACTGAAAGCTCTTTAATAGCGTCAATGATTTCCTGTGTGGATAACTTTGCCATGATAATTTACCTCCATATAATTTGGTATAATTCTTTGTTATTAGTTTGCCTGACTATTCAGGCCTCACTTGAATTTTCAAGTATATGCGACAGAATAATTATTCTGCTGCAGGTGCTTCTTCAGCTGCAGGAGCTTCCTCAGCTGCTGGTGCCTCTGCTGTAGCTGCCTCAGGCTGCTTCTCTGCGATCTGTTTGATAACGCGAGCGAAGTTTGCCATAGGTGACTGCATAGAACCAAGCAAACGGGAAAGGAGCTGATCCCTTGGAGGGATAGAAGCGATCTCCTTGATTGTGTTCTCGTCGAAGAATCTGCCTTCGCAAACACCACCCTTGATCTCAAGCTGTGGGTTCTTCTTAGCGAACTCTGCAAGAATACGAGCAGGTGCTGCAGGATCTGTTTCAGAAATAGCTGCTGCACTTGGTCCGTCGAGCATACCATCGAGCTGAGCAAAATCTGTTCCCTCGAATGCACGCTTCATCATTGTGTTCTTGTAAACCTTGTAAGTTACACCCTCTGCACGAAGAGCTCTACGAAGCTCTGTGTCCTGAGCAACTGTAAGTCCGCGGTAATCTACAAGAACAAGTGCCTGAGCATTTTTGATCTTCTCAGAGATCTCTGCTACTACAGGCTGCTTAATTTCAACCTTTGCCATGTTTTTTACCTC
Coding sequences within it:
- the rplL gene encoding 50S ribosomal protein L7/L12; the protein is MAKLSTQEIIDAIKELSVLELNDLVKACEEEFGVSAAAGVVVAAAGAGAGAAEEQSEFNVELTEVGPNKVKVIKVVREITGLGLKEAKDLVDGAPKMIKEGVEKAEAEDIKAKVEAEGAKVTLK
- the rplJ gene encoding 50S ribosomal protein L10, with product MAKVEIKQPVVAEISEKIKNAQALVLVDYRGLTVAQDTELRRALRAEGVTYKVYKNTMMKRAFEGTDFAQLDGMLDGPSAAAISETDPAAPARILAEFAKKNPQLEIKGGVCEGRFFDENTIKEIASIPPRDQLLSRLLGSMQSPMANFARVIKQIAEKQPEAATAEAPAAEEAPAAEEAPAAE